Proteins from a single region of Methanoculleus taiwanensis:
- a CDS encoding DUF504 domain-containing protein: MRTSHRLLLRLYHDPECDFARVSLTYVNRGAPGGVSSVEGGAIRKLDAYYFEVDSGDRVTCIPYHRLAEIRYAGRVVWSRAPAGSDEG, from the coding sequence ATGCGAACAAGTCACCGCCTGCTGCTGCGGCTCTACCACGATCCGGAGTGCGACTTTGCCAGAGTCTCGCTGACCTACGTCAACCGCGGCGCTCCGGGGGGCGTCTCCTCCGTCGAAGGGGGAGCGATCCGGAAGCTCGACGCCTACTACTTCGAGGTCGACTCGGGAGATCGCGTAACCTGCATCCCGTACCACCGCCTGGCGGAGATCCGGTACGCCGGCCGGGTCGTCTGGAGCCGGGCTCCCGCCGGCAGCGACGAGGGATAG
- a CDS encoding glycosyltransferase: MPHGDHTAPADEDGVAISVIVPARNEAETIGVCLRSLAKQHLPREAYEIIVVDGDSSDETCAIAGRHADTVVAQVRRGIGGARKDGVDAASGRVLVFTDADTSPAPTWLAAIAENLLVGGYDASTGPTRFCERTVRSEILQIWRKQYHLYHVFNYYRLIGSNIAITRQAYDRVSGHRDISLLEDYDLSLRMFREGSILCNYDPRQIVYTSSRRICNLFSYMLVYLYGQYHYHVTRDYARLLQYPRFDEMSLKVMLERLAEDPEE; encoded by the coding sequence ATGCCCCACGGAGACCATACCGCTCCGGCCGATGAGGACGGCGTCGCGATATCGGTTATCGTACCCGCCCGGAACGAAGCCGAGACCATCGGAGTCTGTCTTCGTTCCCTCGCCAAGCAGCATCTGCCACGGGAGGCGTACGAGATCATCGTGGTGGACGGGGACTCGTCGGACGAGACCTGCGCGATCGCCGGGCGGCATGCGGACACCGTGGTCGCCCAGGTCAGACGAGGGATCGGCGGCGCCCGGAAAGACGGCGTGGATGCGGCATCGGGCCGGGTGCTCGTCTTTACCGATGCCGATACATCTCCCGCACCGACGTGGCTCGCGGCCATCGCTGAGAACCTGCTCGTCGGCGGCTACGACGCCAGCACCGGGCCGACACGCTTCTGCGAACGGACCGTGCGCTCGGAGATCCTCCAGATCTGGCGCAAACAGTACCACCTCTATCACGTCTTCAACTACTACCGGCTGATCGGCTCGAACATCGCCATCACCCGCCAGGCGTACGACCGGGTCAGCGGGCATCGCGACATCTCGCTGCTCGAGGACTACGATCTCTCGCTCCGGATGTTCCGGGAAGGCTCGATCCTCTGCAACTACGACCCGCGCCAGATCGTCTACACCTCGAGCAGACGGATCTGCAACCTTTTTTCCTACATGCTCGTCTACCTCTACGGCCAGTACCACTACCACGTCACCCGGGACTATGCCCGCCTGCTGCAGTACCCGCGGTTCGACGAGATGAGCCTCAAGGTCATGCTCGAGCGCCTCGCCGAAGACCCTGAAGAGTGA
- the mmp10 gene encoding methyl coenzyme M reductase-arginine methyltransferase Mmp10 (Mmp10 (methanogenesis marker protein 10) is a cobalamin-requiring radical SAM methyltransferase that creates the methylarginine modification to methyl coenzyme M reductase.): MAHLTVDIGGRPGLDCRGFCDYCYFKHVSGVRSLGCRYCLPFKVGCDYCTRGVRELYEGFKDLRTVADETLANLSTRGDDIDRITISGGGDPSCYPHFADLVDLLSSMEAPLHIGYTSGKGFDDPGVADLLIDGGLSEVSYTVFASDPALRKRWMHDPTPEASLKVLERLAEEIDVYAAAVVVPGVNDGQVLEETCDWLEGCGVKGLILMRFANTTEQGLILGNAPILKGQRVHTVREFEELVSGAAERHALKISGTPLLDPEIGSPFAILHEPDLLKKLPRVRKRATVVTGSVAAPFIQRVLQIRGYQSRVVRARKDIACLITTDDLRALDLKRLEEVVIIPGRAFVHDTEAQDVLSADGVYREVVRGPETLTADAETSMGMTKAEVLQMELDGFAALINTINLHGR; encoded by the coding sequence ATGGCTCACCTCACCGTTGATATCGGCGGTCGCCCCGGCCTTGACTGCAGGGGATTCTGCGACTACTGCTACTTCAAACACGTCTCCGGTGTCCGGTCGCTCGGGTGCCGCTACTGCCTTCCCTTCAAAGTCGGGTGCGACTACTGCACCCGGGGCGTCCGGGAGCTCTACGAGGGGTTCAAGGATCTCCGGACCGTCGCGGACGAGACGCTCGCGAACCTCAGCACCCGCGGCGACGACATCGACCGGATCACCATCAGCGGCGGAGGCGATCCGAGTTGCTACCCGCACTTTGCCGATCTCGTCGACCTGCTCTCCTCTATGGAAGCGCCGCTCCATATCGGCTATACGAGCGGGAAGGGGTTCGATGACCCCGGCGTCGCCGACCTCCTGATCGACGGCGGGCTCTCCGAGGTATCGTACACGGTCTTTGCCTCCGACCCGGCCCTCCGGAAGCGCTGGATGCACGACCCCACCCCCGAGGCCTCGCTCAAAGTGCTCGAGCGGCTTGCCGAAGAGATCGACGTCTACGCCGCTGCGGTGGTCGTCCCCGGCGTCAACGACGGCCAGGTTCTCGAGGAGACCTGCGACTGGCTCGAGGGGTGCGGGGTGAAAGGCCTCATCCTGATGCGGTTTGCAAACACGACTGAGCAGGGGCTGATCCTCGGCAACGCTCCCATCCTGAAGGGGCAGCGGGTGCATACGGTGCGGGAGTTTGAAGAGCTCGTCAGCGGCGCTGCCGAGCGGCACGCTCTGAAGATAAGCGGAACGCCGCTCCTCGATCCGGAGATCGGCTCGCCGTTCGCCATCCTGCACGAACCCGACCTCCTAAAGAAGCTCCCCCGGGTCCGGAAGCGGGCGACCGTCGTCACCGGAAGCGTCGCGGCGCCGTTCATCCAGCGGGTGCTGCAGATCCGCGGCTACCAGTCCCGGGTCGTCAGGGCCAGAAAGGATATCGCCTGCCTGATCACGACCGACGATCTCCGTGCCCTTGACTTAAAACGGCTCGAAGAGGTCGTGATAATCCCGGGCAGGGCGTTCGTGCACGACACCGAGGCACAGGACGTCCTCTCTGCCGACGGCGTCTACCGCGAGGTGGTGCGAGGCCCGGAGACCCTGACGGCCGACGCCGAGACCAGCATGGGGATGACGAAGGCCGAAGTTCTGCAGATGGAACTTGATGGGTTTGCCGCCCTGATCAACACCATCAACCTCCACGGGCGGTAG
- a CDS encoding hybrid sensor histidine kinase/response regulator, whose amino-acid sequence MSARQKVLLIESDPKDARLVRRLLEESCPRFETVSAGSLFEGLDALAAGTFAVVLLDPGSAGSRAPEMLARIRRQAPGIPVIALGDEIASLQGADDYLPGEQLGPDRIRQAVCCAKERRDLHKRERELACLYSIARLTERPGLQREELFSEVLAVIPSALQYPEDAGARIVIDGASFCTGPVTATPRVLASGIWVHGRPVGALEVFYRSDHPEEEEGPFLKEERLFVDTVAGQLGRFVERIRTEKMLRESEERYRSIFTESLAVMLLIDPATGEIVDANPAASHFYGYPHDVLTRMTIADISTPNKEAILTEMADAAAERRNYFEFCHVLASGEVRDVEVYSGAITVKNRPLLHSIVHDITARKLAERALLESKIRVQAILESISDAFIAMDDERRITYTNEAAGRLLGMQRSEIVGKQYSEVFPGPESPAFEESLRRVLTGRHPATFEIFSPRHNRYFEVRVFPQERGLSLYISDISERKTAEERITRRNRQLYAINQVIGATSTSADPEDLVRKTLHRTLDLVGIEGGGVFLFNLSGRTARLIVGRGLPADLLPGTGEVGLDAPPFDRILAGEGACFADDHPGNAAIRAFARIPLTSDGGRLGAMILTGRRPHRFTDEEKSILVSIGREVGRALDRLMLQRRLEEANEQANFYLDVMAHDISNANTSSLMYATLLEEILTGDEKVYAQKLLTGIRQSIEIIGNVSTIRRLQEETAALAPTVLDTAIREVIRLFPEADVRYPGTDAVVLADDLLPEVFINLIGNAAKFGGPGVAIMIGVRERDGSVEVSVEDTGPGIPDPLKPEIFHRFRRSGGKKSGKGLGLYISRVLVERYGGEIRADDRVAGSPGEGAAIRFTLPKAAE is encoded by the coding sequence ATGAGCGCGAGACAGAAGGTTCTCCTCATCGAGAGTGACCCGAAAGACGCAAGGCTCGTCCGGAGGCTGCTCGAGGAGAGCTGCCCCCGTTTCGAGACGGTCTCTGCCGGGAGTCTCTTCGAGGGGCTCGACGCACTTGCCGCCGGAACGTTCGCGGTCGTCCTCCTGGATCCCGGATCTGCCGGGAGCAGGGCACCTGAGATGCTTGCCCGTATCCGGCGGCAGGCGCCCGGCATACCCGTTATCGCTCTCGGCGACGAGATCGCGTCGCTGCAGGGCGCCGACGACTACCTTCCGGGAGAGCAGCTCGGTCCCGACCGTATCCGCCAGGCAGTCTGTTGCGCAAAAGAGCGACGCGATCTCCACAAGCGGGAACGGGAACTTGCGTGCCTCTACAGCATCGCCCGCCTCACCGAGAGACCCGGCCTGCAGCGCGAAGAGCTCTTTTCAGAAGTGCTCGCCGTCATCCCCTCCGCCCTACAGTACCCGGAGGACGCCGGTGCCCGGATCGTCATCGACGGCGCTTCGTTCTGCACCGGACCGGTCACGGCGACGCCCCGGGTTCTGGCAAGCGGGATCTGGGTTCACGGCAGACCGGTCGGGGCGCTTGAAGTCTTCTACCGAAGCGATCATCCGGAGGAGGAGGAAGGGCCTTTCCTGAAGGAGGAGCGATTGTTCGTCGATACCGTCGCCGGGCAGCTCGGCAGGTTCGTGGAACGGATACGGACCGAAAAGATGCTCCGCGAGAGCGAAGAGCGGTATCGAAGCATCTTCACCGAGAGCCTCGCCGTTATGCTCCTCATCGATCCCGCCACCGGGGAGATCGTCGATGCAAACCCTGCTGCGTCACACTTCTACGGGTATCCGCACGACGTCCTGACCCGGATGACGATCGCCGATATCAGCACACCGAACAAGGAGGCGATTCTCACTGAGATGGCGGATGCAGCCGCCGAGCGCAGGAACTACTTCGAATTCTGCCACGTGCTTGCGAGCGGCGAGGTCAGGGACGTCGAGGTGTACAGCGGGGCGATCACCGTAAAAAACCGGCCTCTCCTCCATTCGATCGTCCACGACATCACCGCGAGGAAACTGGCGGAAAGAGCGCTGCTTGAGTCGAAGATACGGGTACAGGCGATCCTCGAGAGCATCAGCGACGCATTCATCGCCATGGACGACGAACGCCGGATCACCTACACCAACGAGGCCGCCGGGCGGCTGCTCGGGATGCAGCGCAGCGAGATCGTCGGCAAACAGTACTCCGAGGTCTTTCCGGGACCCGAAAGCCCCGCGTTTGAGGAGAGCCTCCGCCGGGTGCTTACCGGGCGGCATCCCGCCACGTTCGAAATCTTCTCTCCCCGGCACAACAGATACTTCGAGGTCAGGGTCTTCCCGCAGGAGCGGGGCCTCTCCCTCTACATCAGCGATATCAGCGAGCGGAAGACCGCCGAGGAGCGGATAACGAGGCGGAACCGGCAACTTTACGCGATCAACCAGGTGATCGGCGCCACGAGCACCTCTGCCGACCCGGAGGATCTGGTGCGGAAAACGCTTCACCGGACACTCGATCTCGTCGGGATAGAAGGGGGAGGGGTCTTCCTCTTCAACCTATCCGGCCGGACGGCGAGACTGATCGTCGGGCGAGGACTTCCCGCGGATCTGCTGCCCGGGACGGGAGAAGTCGGCCTCGATGCACCCCCCTTCGATCGTATCCTTGCGGGAGAGGGAGCCTGTTTCGCTGACGACCATCCGGGCAACGCCGCGATCCGTGCCTTCGCCCGGATCCCCCTCACCTCGGACGGCGGCCGTCTCGGGGCGATGATCCTTACCGGCAGGCGTCCGCACCGCTTCACGGACGAGGAGAAGAGCATTCTCGTCTCGATCGGCAGGGAGGTCGGCAGAGCCCTCGACCGGCTGATGCTCCAGCGCAGGCTCGAGGAGGCAAACGAGCAGGCGAACTTCTACCTCGACGTGATGGCGCACGACATCAGCAACGCCAACACCTCGTCGCTGATGTATGCGACCCTCCTCGAAGAGATCCTCACCGGGGACGAGAAGGTATACGCGCAGAAACTCCTCACCGGCATCCGGCAGAGCATCGAGATCATCGGCAACGTCTCGACGATCCGGAGGCTGCAGGAGGAGACGGCCGCTCTCGCCCCGACGGTGCTCGATACAGCCATACGCGAGGTGATACGCCTCTTCCCGGAGGCGGACGTCCGCTACCCGGGGACGGATGCGGTCGTGCTCGCCGACGATCTCCTCCCGGAGGTCTTCATCAACCTTATCGGCAACGCCGCGAAGTTCGGCGGGCCTGGTGTGGCGATCATGATAGGCGTCCGGGAGAGAGACGGATCTGTCGAGGTATCGGTGGAGGATACCGGCCCCGGGATTCCCGACCCCTTAAAACCCGAGATATTTCACCGGTTCCGGAGGAGCGGGGGGAAAAAGAGCGGGAAGGGTCTTGGCCTCTATATCAGCCGGGTTCTCGTAGAGCGCTACGGCGGGGAGATCCGGGCGGATGACCGGGTGGCGGGCTCTCCCGGCGAAGGGGCGGCGATCCGGTTTACGCTGCCGAAAGCCGCTGAGTGA
- a CDS encoding glutamine amidotransferase-related protein: MILIVDLSWRKDSLGADEFVRPVVQIVESMHARNTVRHFAEVDDGLLDEADAVILCGTALMDNVFADRTEEFSHLRSYQKPVLGICAGMQIIARLFGGAIVPCSEIGMTEILRSVNDPLFDGYERFSAFELHTFSVEPPESLEVLARSDTCVQAIRHRTLPVYGVMFHPEVRNEWIVTRFLQRYGLAD, from the coding sequence ATGATACTCATCGTCGATCTCAGCTGGAGAAAGGATTCGCTCGGCGCGGACGAGTTCGTCCGGCCGGTCGTGCAGATTGTAGAGAGCATGCATGCCCGGAATACCGTCCGGCATTTTGCCGAGGTCGACGACGGGCTGCTCGACGAGGCGGACGCCGTCATCCTCTGCGGAACCGCCCTGATGGACAACGTGTTTGCCGACCGGACGGAGGAGTTTTCGCACCTCCGTTCGTATCAAAAACCCGTGCTCGGCATCTGTGCGGGGATGCAGATCATCGCACGCCTCTTCGGCGGTGCTATCGTGCCGTGCAGCGAGATCGGTATGACCGAGATCCTGCGATCCGTCAACGACCCGCTCTTTGACGGCTATGAACGTTTTTCAGCCTTCGAACTGCACACCTTCTCGGTCGAGCCCCCGGAGTCGCTTGAGGTTCTCGCACGCTCCGATACGTGCGTTCAGGCGATCAGGCACAGGACGCTGCCGGTGTACGGCGTTATGTTCCACCCCGAAGTCCGGAACGAATGGATCGTAACCCGATTCCTGCAGCGTTACGGGCTCGCAGACTGA
- a CDS encoding diphthine--ammonia ligase, giving the protein MKLGVLFSGGKDSLFACYQAMMKEDVVCLITIVSRNDESYMFHTPNIRLAALQAEAAGLPLVEVETAGEEEVELDDLKRALLRAREEYGIEGVVTGAILSVYQATRIQRICNELHLWCYNPLWYIDQEAYMEALLAAGFRVLIAGVFSAPFDEQWLGRELDEDALSDLRKMVRTHRITLTGEGGEYETFVIDAPFFSRRILVDEASTAYRNHNGRYLIRKARLVER; this is encoded by the coding sequence ATGAAACTCGGTGTGTTATTCTCCGGAGGGAAAGATTCCCTGTTTGCCTGCTACCAGGCAATGATGAAGGAGGACGTTGTCTGCCTGATCACCATCGTCTCCCGGAACGACGAGAGTTACATGTTTCACACCCCGAACATCCGCCTCGCAGCGCTCCAGGCGGAGGCCGCCGGACTCCCGCTCGTCGAAGTGGAGACGGCAGGCGAGGAAGAGGTGGAACTCGACGACCTGAAACGGGCACTTCTCCGCGCCCGGGAAGAGTATGGGATCGAGGGGGTCGTCACCGGTGCAATCCTCTCGGTCTACCAGGCGACACGTATCCAGCGGATCTGCAACGAACTGCATCTCTGGTGCTATAATCCCCTCTGGTATATCGACCAGGAGGCCTACATGGAGGCACTGCTTGCGGCCGGGTTCCGGGTGCTGATCGCGGGGGTTTTCTCCGCCCCCTTCGACGAGCAGTGGCTCGGGAGGGAGCTTGACGAGGACGCCCTCTCCGATCTCCGAAAGATGGTCCGGACTCACCGGATCACCCTGACCGGCGAAGGCGGGGAGTACGAGACGTTCGTGATCGATGCACCGTTCTTTTCACGGCGAATCCTGGTCGACGAGGCCTCCACAGCATACCGGAACCACAACGGCAGGTACCTGATCCGAAAAGCACGGCTGGTGGAGAGATGA
- a CDS encoding ATP-binding protein, whose amino-acid sequence MGRRTLFSGRIWCNDGLRRVRQSFPVNCHHVLVSVAVFILIVLSIFFVCQQDEAISHTATASYQQTELEVVREAARSMQEYVYIQTEVLGRQDIENIEQEVLKKFIEPIHLLENGDAWIYAPDHVVFDRSSDFPDIYRGKSMAEIFAIQLDHGASHFEEMTDDVTNVREGYGWYIWLPEKGPEIAAWTPVRVGNYSWTIGLSTPLPEILEASGASGQSARSVFVLATGIFLALALYSAWLFSDIKRVRAERALQKANNKLHLLSSMTRHDTLNKVMVLAGYLALVQESTHEESVRSLLSKMDRELDAVRKQILFTREYQQLGILSPVWQDAGAVFEKILREFDLRDVSKSSTVDGLLIYADPLFERVLYNLVDNSLRHGQTVTRISLDVAMQPSGPVLIYGDDGVGVPDKIKGQIFERGFGSNTGFGLFLTREILEITGIKIRETGVPGEGARFEMTLPPKGWRRGNA is encoded by the coding sequence ATGGGCAGACGTACTCTCTTCTCCGGCCGGATTTGGTGCAATGACGGGTTACGACGAGTACGGCAATCGTTCCCGGTCAACTGCCACCATGTTCTGGTTTCCGTTGCGGTATTCATCCTGATTGTTCTGTCGATCTTTTTTGTCTGCCAGCAGGATGAGGCCATCAGCCATACGGCAACCGCATCGTACCAACAGACGGAACTAGAGGTGGTTCGTGAAGCCGCACGGAGTATGCAGGAGTACGTATACATCCAGACAGAAGTTCTCGGAAGACAGGACATTGAGAATATCGAACAGGAAGTTCTCAAGAAGTTCATCGAACCCATCCACCTGCTGGAAAACGGCGATGCCTGGATCTATGCCCCGGATCACGTTGTCTTTGACCGGAGCTCCGACTTTCCCGACATCTACCGCGGAAAAAGCATGGCTGAAATATTCGCCATCCAGTTGGATCACGGAGCAAGCCACTTTGAGGAGATGACCGACGACGTCACGAACGTCCGGGAGGGTTACGGCTGGTATATCTGGCTGCCGGAAAAGGGGCCCGAGATCGCTGCGTGGACTCCGGTCCGTGTCGGAAACTACTCCTGGACGATCGGCCTGTCGACACCGCTCCCGGAAATTCTGGAAGCGTCCGGTGCGTCCGGCCAGAGTGCGCGATCGGTGTTCGTCCTCGCTACAGGGATTTTTCTGGCTCTTGCCTTGTATTCGGCCTGGCTGTTCTCGGATATTAAGAGGGTGCGTGCGGAACGTGCGCTCCAGAAGGCAAACAACAAACTGCACCTCCTGAGCAGCATGACGCGGCACGATACCCTGAATAAAGTCATGGTGCTGGCAGGGTATCTCGCACTGGTGCAGGAATCAACGCACGAAGAATCGGTTCGGTCTCTTCTGAGTAAAATGGATCGTGAACTGGACGCTGTCCGCAAGCAGATCCTCTTCACCCGGGAGTACCAGCAGCTCGGGATACTGTCTCCCGTGTGGCAGGATGCAGGAGCGGTATTTGAAAAGATTCTGCGTGAATTCGATCTCCGGGACGTGTCGAAGTCAAGCACGGTCGACGGGCTGCTGATCTATGCAGACCCGCTGTTTGAGCGGGTGCTGTATAATCTGGTCGACAATTCGCTCCGGCACGGTCAGACGGTGACCAGAATCTCGCTGGACGTTGCGATGCAACCGTCAGGTCCTGTGCTTATCTACGGAGACGACGGGGTCGGTGTTCCGGATAAAATCAAAGGGCAGATTTTTGAGCGCGGGTTTGGGTCAAACACCGGTTTTGGACTTTTCCTCACCAGGGAGATCCTGGAGATCACCGGTATCAAGATCCGGGAAACCGGAGTTCCGGGTGAGGGCGCACGGTTTGAGATGACCCTTCCGCCGAAGGGGTGGCGACGGGGAAATGCGTGA
- a CDS encoding GAF domain-containing sensor histidine kinase, which translates to MNSIVLTRSEAHHREERAATAEEALRQQNRHLTVLNRIVGITAASGSLDAMLTEALERVLTHMGLHCGMIYLLDAGQTEAAVRYSLNVPEWYLSRHRVLPVDTWPCHAVLIEQQPHYIGTDTAQSPHEEQILKELEISSLACIPLIAGSVTVGAIFIGSREDRIFTDEEKILLEAIGREVGSGIHRMQLSQQLEAANREANLYLDILTHDIRNALNVSTLYADLLLDLLDREQSEYARKFRASIYKSIEILENVSTIRRIYQEAVSTASVDLDGIILESIANFPDAAIRYECGSHRVVADPLLAEVFANLLGNATKFGGPGVTITIRIEEQMPGMLLVTVEDTGPGVPDDMKEAIFYRFEQGKHAGRGEGLGLYITKTLVERYGGEIRVDDRVPGSPAEGAAFRFTLKKHEQEYT; encoded by the coding sequence GTGAATTCGATCGTGCTTACCCGAAGTGAGGCGCACCACCGGGAAGAGAGAGCGGCAACCGCAGAGGAGGCGCTCCGGCAGCAGAACAGGCATCTCACCGTACTGAACCGGATCGTCGGGATCACTGCCGCGTCCGGCTCTCTCGACGCGATGCTCACCGAAGCCCTCGAGAGGGTGCTCACCCATATGGGCCTGCACTGCGGGATGATCTACCTGCTGGACGCCGGGCAGACAGAGGCGGCGGTCCGGTATTCACTGAACGTTCCCGAATGGTACCTCTCACGGCACCGGGTGCTTCCTGTCGACACGTGGCCCTGCCATGCCGTCCTTATCGAACAGCAGCCGCACTATATCGGGACAGACACCGCACAGAGCCCTCATGAAGAGCAGATCCTCAAAGAACTCGAGATATCCTCGCTCGCCTGCATCCCGCTCATCGCCGGATCCGTAACCGTCGGTGCGATCTTCATCGGGAGCCGTGAGGACCGGATCTTTACGGACGAGGAGAAGATACTCCTCGAGGCAATCGGGAGGGAGGTCGGTTCCGGTATTCATCGGATGCAGCTTTCGCAGCAGCTCGAGGCGGCGAACCGGGAGGCGAACCTCTACCTCGATATCCTCACCCACGACATCAGGAACGCGCTCAATGTCTCCACGCTGTACGCGGACCTGCTGCTCGACCTCCTCGACCGGGAACAGTCGGAGTACGCGCGAAAGTTCAGAGCCAGCATCTATAAGAGCATCGAGATCCTTGAGAACGTCTCCACCATCAGGAGGATTTACCAGGAGGCCGTCAGCACCGCGAGCGTCGACCTTGACGGCATCATCCTCGAGAGTATCGCAAACTTCCCGGACGCGGCTATCCGGTACGAGTGCGGCTCCCACCGGGTTGTGGCCGATCCGCTCCTCGCCGAGGTCTTCGCAAACCTGCTCGGGAACGCCACCAAGTTCGGCGGACCCGGCGTTACGATCACCATTCGCATCGAGGAGCAGATGCCCGGGATGCTCCTCGTGACGGTGGAGGATACCGGCCCCGGGGTTCCGGACGATATGAAAGAGGCGATATTCTATCGCTTCGAGCAGGGGAAGCATGCAGGACGGGGCGAAGGGCTCGGGCTCTACATCACAAAGACTCTCGTCGAGCGGTACGGCGGAGAGATCCGGGTGGACGACCGGGTGCCGGGCTCCCCCGCCGAAGGGGCGGCATTCCGGTTCACCCTCAAGAAACACGAGCAGGAATACACGTAA
- a CDS encoding mechanosensitive ion channel family protein, which translates to MVNGIIPSQMTAQLQEINNVIGSSIAFLPNLILAIIILIIGWIVGRILGRITAEVLDRIGVDDALRKTSVGKYIERSTMTLGHLFDLIVRWFIYLIAILAAVSILQVPGLTAAVGAIVAYIPNVVAFLLILIIGFIVVDWVLDFIGSIGEQNEIEYMGLITMVLRAFFYFVIVILALEQLLLDLSIIYVFVVPIAWGVGIGIGAAIAIIVGFGLKDRAPEMMEGMTGKMKKRQ; encoded by the coding sequence ATGGTAAACGGAATCATCCCGTCGCAGATGACGGCACAACTGCAAGAGATCAATAACGTGATCGGCAGCAGCATAGCATTCCTTCCGAATCTCATTCTGGCAATCATTATTCTTATCATCGGCTGGATTGTAGGGCGAATCCTCGGGCGGATCACCGCAGAAGTTCTCGACAGGATCGGTGTCGATGACGCGCTCCGGAAGACCTCCGTCGGAAAGTACATCGAACGCTCGACGATGACCCTCGGGCATCTCTTTGATCTCATCGTCCGCTGGTTCATCTATCTTATCGCAATTCTGGCGGCGGTCAGCATTCTCCAGGTTCCCGGGCTGACGGCTGCCGTTGGAGCGATTGTCGCGTACATCCCGAACGTCGTGGCATTCCTCCTGATCCTGATCATAGGGTTCATCGTCGTCGACTGGGTGCTCGACTTCATCGGCAGTATCGGTGAGCAGAATGAGATCGAGTACATGGGTCTCATCACCATGGTGCTGCGGGCGTTCTTCTACTTCGTCATCGTGATCCTCGCCCTTGAACAGCTTCTGCTCGACCTCTCGATCATCTACGTCTTCGTCGTCCCGATCGCGTGGGGCGTCGGCATCGGCATCGGTGCTGCAATCGCCATCATCGTCGGGTTCGGCCTCAAAGACCGGGCGCCGGAGATGATGGAGGGTATGACAGGCAAGATGAAAAAGAGACAATAA
- a CDS encoding DUF2795 domain-containing protein, with translation MRSEHIIGKSVKNMEGYDLGEIASMWVGLLRGRVEYVVLAYGGGGGRKLFAVPIEALAYRPGDDSFLVNIDKNVLDSEAGFSESDWPREANWDLIASDRPIVPPTREEALAVESTEAPPPVITTTERVVVSERLTPVGKVVVDQQVEVTAGEWASTEASEASVAGEMPSAGVTESEEAQGERMVVEQERPGGPLHLQQKKGAGTETPSARQIGAPEFLVYLEGTEYPAGKHDLISRAKTNNAPRDMIDVLDRFATKNYSSVEDVRNEFNRVT, from the coding sequence ATGAGGTCCGAGCATATTATCGGGAAGAGCGTGAAGAATATGGAAGGCTACGACCTCGGCGAGATCGCGAGCATGTGGGTAGGACTGCTCCGGGGCCGGGTCGAGTACGTCGTGCTCGCGTACGGAGGCGGCGGCGGGAGGAAACTCTTTGCCGTTCCGATCGAGGCTCTCGCCTACCGGCCTGGGGACGATAGCTTCCTGGTAAATATCGACAAGAATGTTCTGGACTCCGAAGCGGGCTTTTCGGAGAGTGACTGGCCCCGTGAAGCGAACTGGGATCTGATCGCGTCGGACCGCCCCATCGTGCCCCCGACCCGGGAAGAGGCGCTCGCCGTGGAGTCGACCGAGGCGCCGCCCCCGGTGATCACCACGACGGAACGCGTCGTCGTGAGCGAGCGGCTTACGCCGGTCGGTAAGGTGGTCGTCGATCAGCAGGTCGAAGTTACGGCCGGAGAGTGGGCATCCACCGAAGCCTCGGAAGCTTCGGTGGCGGGAGAAATGCCTTCAGCCGGGGTCACGGAGTCTGAAGAGGCGCAGGGAGAGAGGATGGTGGTCGAACAGGAGCGGCCGGGGGGTCCGCTGCATCTCCAGCAGAAGAAAGGCGCCGGCACTGAGACGCCGTCCGCACGGCAGATAGGAGCTCCCGAGTTCCTCGTCTACCTGGAAGGCACGGAGTACCCTGCAGGGAAGCACGACCTTATCAGCCGTGCGAAGACGAACAATGCACCGAGAGACATGATCGACGTGCTCGATAGATTCGCGACAAAGAATTACTCCTCCGTCGAGGATGTAAGGAACGAGTTTAACCGGGTTACATAA